In Sulfitobacter sp. SK012, the genomic window ACAGTGCGTATTTTCCGGGGGTTTTCAGCCACAAGTTGACAGTGCGGCAATCCTCTGTCGCGCTGGATCACATACTGACCGCGGGCGGGTCAGGGTATTTCCTGAAGCGCGTGGCCGAACCGCTGGTTGGCTCGGGGCGGCTGTTCGTGGTTCAGGATGCCCCGGTCATGCAACGCGCGCTTTTTATTGCGGCCCGCACCGACGCTACCAATGCAGGGCTGACGGCCCGCGCCGTCGAAGCGGCGCGACTGACCAGCGCCTGAGCAGCCCAGCAAATCAGGAAGCCCCCACCGATGAAAATCACCCGACTGAAAACCCGCCTGGTCGATGTGCCGATGGGCAAGCCGATCACAACGGCGATCCATAACATGCGGTCTGTCGGCTGTGTGCTGGTTGATCTGGAAACCGACGCCGGGCTTGTCGGGCAAAGCTATATCTTTACGATCAACGCAGCCCGCCTTAAGGCGTTCGACGAGATGATCCGCGGGTTTGCGCATCGGGTCGAAGGCATCGACCCGCATTACGTGACGGGCATGAACAGCGCGATCTGGGCCGATATCAATCCGACCGGATATGCCGGTGTGACGATCTCAGCACTGTCGGCTCTGGATACGGCGTGCTGGGATCTAATCGGCAAGGCGGCGGATGCCCCGCTACATCACCTGTTCGGTGCCTGCCGTGACCGGATACGCACCTACGCCAGCGGCGGTCTGTGGCTGTCCTATTCTATCGACGAGTTGGTGACCGAGGCGCAGGAGTTTCTGGATCAGGGCTTTCGGGCGATGAAAATTCGCGTTGGCAACCCGGACAGCCACGTCGATATCACCCGCGTTCGCGCGGTGCGCGATGCCGTCGGCCCTGACGTGGAACTCCTGACCGATGCCAACCAGTCGCTGCGCCCGAAACAGGCGATTCGCCTTGGCCGTATGCTTGAGGAACTGGACGTGTCATGGCTGGAAGAACCGGTCGATGTCCACAACCTGACAGGCAGTGCTGAGGTGCGCCGCGCGCTGGAGATCAACGTTGCTTCGGGTGAAACGGAATGGACGCGCTATGGCATCCGCCGGATGATCGAGGCAGGGGCCGCCGACATCCTGATGCCCGATTTGCAACGCATCGGTGGGCTGACCGAGATGCGCCGCGCCGTGGCACTGGCCGAAAGCTACGACTTGCCGGTGTCCACCCACATCTTTACCGAACACAGCCTTTCCATTGCCGGCTCTGCCGCCAACTGCATCTCGGTCGAACACATGCCGTGGTACGCCCCCTTGTTCAACGAGACGATGCAGATTGAGGACGGCGATATCGTGATCCCGACCCGTCCCGGCACAGGCTTCACGTTCGATGAAAGGGCAATCAAACGTTTTGCATTGTGATCCCAGCGGCACCGGTCAGGCCTCAGACTTAAATTGAATTTCTCGATATTACCAATCAATTATATTTGTTAGCTTGGATCATGTCCCTGACTTAACCTGATGATCGCACCCTTTCGCTTCCGCTCTTTCAGGGCGGACGGGGATGTGCCGCTCCATGGTCTTCTGGCCGGGGCGGCCAACAATCAGGGAGAGTACCATGAAACTCAATAAAGTCAGACTGACCCTAGCGGCGGCGGCCCTCACGGCAAGCGGCTCTGCCGCGTATGCCGAGTGCGGCAATGTCACGATTACGGAAATGAATTGGGCGTCCGCTGCGGTTGTCACCTCGATCTCGAAATTCCTCATGGAGCAGGGCTACGGGTGCACGGTGACGACTGTGCCATCGGCTACGGTGACCTCGATCACCTCGGTAGCAGAGACCAACGAGCCGGACATCGTGACTGAGCTATGGCTTAGCGGTGTGCCCGCCTATCCCGAACTCGAAGCCGCAGGCAAGATCACGACACTGACTGACGTGTTGTCGGACGGCGGCGTCGATGCGTGGTGGGTGCCGCAATATCTGGTCGATGCACATCCCGAACTGGCCACGATGGAAGGCATCCTTGCCAACCCCGATTTGGTGGGCGGCCGTTTCCACAACTGCCCGGACGGCTGGGGCTGCAAGGTGACAAACGGACATCTGGCTCAGGCCTTTGATCTGGAAGGAAACGGCATTGAGGTCTTCAGCCACGGCTCAGGCGAAACCCTGGCCGCCGCGATTGCGGGCGCCTACGAGAACAAGGAGCCCTGGTTCGGTTACTACTGGGCACCGACAAGCGTTCTGGGTAAGTATCCGATGGTGCAGATCGACCTTGGCCCCTATGACGCAGCAATCCACGACTGCAACGCGGCCGAGGAGTGCGCGACACCGGGCAGATCGTCTTACCCGCCCGCCGAAGTTGTCACGGCTGTCACCACCGACTTTGAAACGCGCCAGCCCGAGATTGCTGCGCTGATGTCCAAGGTGAGCTTTACCAACGAGCAGATGAGCGCGGTTCTGGCATGGCAGGAGGACAACAATGCATCCTCCGAAGAAACTGCCGTGCATTTTCTGACGACCTACAAGGACGTCTGGGGCAGCTGGCTGAACGATGCTGCGCGCGAAAAGCTGTCAGCGTTGTTGCAGTAACATCCTGATCGCGCGCCCAATGCCGGGCGCGCGGTATTTTGGCAAAGAGGAATTATGAAATGAGTCCAGTCCTGTCTCTCCTGACCGCTGCAGTCCTGTCTATCTCTTTCGCCGGCGCTGCCAAAGCAGCGTGCGGCAAGGTCATCATTACCGAAATGAACTGGGCCTCTGCGGCCATCGTCACGTCGATTTCAAAGTTCCTCATGGAGCAGGGATACGGCTGTGATGTGCAGGTCCTTAACACCTCTGTCGCGCCCGCGATCACGTCGATTGCCGAAAAGGGCGAGCCTGATATCGTGACGGAACTTTGGATCAACTCCGCTCCCAAATACGAAGAACTTGAGGCGGCAGGCACCGTGGTCACGCTGGGGAATGTCCTGACCGATGGTGGCATCGGCGGGTATTGGATACCTGACTATCTGGCGGCAGAGCATCCCGAACTGACCACGATGGAAGGCATCTTGGCCAACCCAGATTTGGTCGGTGGTCGCTTTCACAGCTGTCCGGATGGCTGGGGCTGCCGGATCGTCGCGGACAACCTGCAAAAGGCCTGGGATTTCGAGGGGCGGGGGCTGGAAGTTTTCAACCACGGTTCGGGTGAGACTTTGGCCGCGTCGATTGAATCCGCCTACACCAACAATGAACCCTGGTTCGGATATTACTGGTCGCCAACGCCGACGATCGCCAAATTCCCGATGGTGAAGGTGGATATGGGCGAATACGTCGAGGCGATCCACACCTGCAACAGAAGCGCCGATTGCGCCAATCCGGGCAAGTCCGGGTATCCGAATGACCGGGTCCTCACCGGGAGCACCAGCGCCTTTGTCGAACGCGAACCGCAGATTGCCGAGCTGATGCGCAATGTCAGCTTTCCCAACCAGGCAATGAACGATCTGCTTAAGTGGCAGAACGCCAACAACGCCACCGCTGACGAAACCGCGGTGCATTTTCTGACGGAATATCCGGATGTCTGGGCGGGCTGGTTGAACGCAGAGGCCAAAGACCGCCTCGCGTCGCTGCTGAAATAACGGTCCGAAAACACGGGGGCCGCCGGTTCAGGCGGCCCTTGGAAGTTTCGGTTGAACGGGGCCATAGAAGGAAGTTTCCAAATGGCAGGCTACGAAGGTCTTTTCAACACGCTTGGGTTGCGCGACTGGTGTGATGCCGGGGCGACGGGCGGTCCTGCGTCGATGGCCGACCTTCTGGCCAAGGCCAGTGGTGGTGCGGCCGCAGACAAGGGTTTTTCGCTGCCGTCGCTGGATGGCCTGCACGCGGCCTGCGGGGCCGTTCCCCGCACCCGAGACATGACAGCGGGGTTGGAAAACATGTTTCTCAGCGTCAAGGACCCCATCAAGTCGGTGCTTGGTCCGATCACACAACCGCTGAGCTGGGGATTGCAAGGCGCACTTGATCTGGTTGCTGCGGTTCCGGGCTGGGTATTGATCCTTGCGCTGCTGGTGCTGGTGCAGTTCGCCACGCGGCGCACAGGGATGACGGTTTTCACCGGCGTGGTCTTTGTCATCCTCGCCTTCGTCGATCATTTGGAACCGGCGTTGCAGACCCTGTCGATCATTCTCGTCTGCACCTGTATTTGCGTGCTGTTGGGCGTGCCGATTGGCATCTTGATGTCGCGTAGCGACCGGCTGCAGCGGATCATGATTCCGATCCTCGACATGCTCCAGACGCTCCCGACATTTGTGTACCTCATCCCATTGATCTTTTTGTTCAGCGTGACCGAGCCCAAACTCTACGGTATTGCCATCATTCTCTATGCCATCGTTCCCGCGATCCGCCTGACCAATCTGGGTATCCGACTGGTGGATTTCGACGTCAAGGAAGCGGCCGATGCATTTGGTATGACGGCTTGGCAGAAACTGATCCGGGTGGAATTTCCACTGGCGTTGCCAAATATTATGGCTGGGATAAACCAGACCATTATGATGTCATTGTCGATGGTAGTGATAGCGTCGTTGGTGTCGGCCCCCGGTCTTGGAACGCTGGTATTGCGCGGCATCAACAAGCTCGAACTGGGTGTCGGGTTGGTCGCGGGATTTGCCATTGTCCTGCTTGCTATTGTCTTGGACCGCGTCAGCAAGGCCGCCTTAGAGCGCATTAACAAGACCCACACGACATGAGCGGAGAAGTCATGGACAACAATTTCGTATCAATCCGCGGTCTTTACAAGATTTTCGGAAACCGGGCCGCCGAGATGGTGCCGCTGGCCCAGGGCGGTATGAGCAAGGCTGACATGCTGGCAACACACGGTCAGGTTTTGGGTCTGCGCAACATCAATGTGGAGATCGAAAAGGGCAAAATTACGGTGATCATGGGATTGTCAGGGTCGGGTAAATCGACGCTGATCCGGCATCTTAATCGGCTGATTGATCCAACGTTCGGAGAAATCCTCGTCAATGGCAGCGACGTCATGAAACTTGGCAAGGATGACTTGCGAGCGCTGCGCCGGACACAGATGTCGATGGTGTTTCAGAAGTTCGCGCTTTTGCCACATGAAACAGTGTTGCAAAACGCGGGGATGGCCCGCACCGTCCGCGGTGAAGACGCAGCCGAAACAGACAAGATTGCGCGAAAATGGCTGAACCGCGTTGGGCTTGGCGGCTCGGAAGACCTATATCCGAACCAACTTTCAGGTGGGATGCAACAGCGCGTCGGGCTGGCACGCGCACTGGCATCGGATTCCGAATTAATGCTCATGGACGAGGCATATTCCGCGCTCGATCCGTTGATCCGGTCCAGCATGCAGGACTTGCTTCTGGAGCTTCAGAAGGACCTGAAAAAGACCGTAGTATTCATTACCCACGATCTTGATGAAGCGTTGAAAATTGCCGACCATCTTGTCATTCTTAAAGATGGAGAGATCATCCAACAGGGTGAGCCGCAGGGGATACTGCTGCACCCGGCCGATCCGTATATCGAAGACTTTGTTGGCGACATTAACCGTGCGCGTGTCTTGCGGGTGCGATCTGTTATGACCCAAGTTCAGGCCAACGGATCGGATCTAAAGATCGACATGGATGCAACGTTAGAGCAGGCGATCCTTGCTGCTAATGGTCAGGCAAATGTGGTTTTGACAGCCGTTCAGGATGGCGATGTGGTCGGTGCACTCAGGATGACGGATGTGCTCAAAGCACTGGTGCCGCGCACCCCCGGCGGCGTTTGAGCCCACGTCTCAGCCAACGAAGATATGATGTGCGCTTTTCGAAATCGCTCTAGGCGACGTAAAATCTGATGGATCTGTCGTTAAGGTAGCTGTCAAAATCTGGGATAAATCGGAGAATTTAAGTCAAATAGCCCTTTGATCCAAAAACCGAAAACGCAGGTTTAGGGGCGTAATCCAAACCAAGCCAGCAGGTGAAGCAATGCCATCAGTCCCATCGCATATGTCAGCAGTCCTTCTTACAGGTCATGGCGGATTGGAAAAACTGGAATTTCGCCATGACGTTCCAGTCCCTGTTCCCGGACCGGAAGAAGTGTTGATCCAGGTCTTTGCAGCGGGGATAAACAACACAGATATCAACACGCGGATTGGATGGTATTCCAAAGGTGTCACTGCAGACACGGCCTCCGGTGGGGCAACGGGCCTAGACAGTGCGAAGGACGACGATGCGACGTGGTCAGGTGTCGCGATGGCGTTTCCGCGCATCCAGGGTGCCGATGTCTGTGGACGCATCGTTGCAGTTGGCGAAAAAGTTGGTACTGCCCGCATCGGAGAACGTGTTCTTGTGCGCAATATGTTACGGTCCTACGTGGATTACCGACCC contains:
- a CDS encoding ABC transporter permease codes for the protein MAGYEGLFNTLGLRDWCDAGATGGPASMADLLAKASGGAAADKGFSLPSLDGLHAACGAVPRTRDMTAGLENMFLSVKDPIKSVLGPITQPLSWGLQGALDLVAAVPGWVLILALLVLVQFATRRTGMTVFTGVVFVILAFVDHLEPALQTLSIILVCTCICVLLGVPIGILMSRSDRLQRIMIPILDMLQTLPTFVYLIPLIFLFSVTEPKLYGIAIILYAIVPAIRLTNLGIRLVDFDVKEAADAFGMTAWQKLIRVEFPLALPNIMAGINQTIMMSLSMVVIASLVSAPGLGTLVLRGINKLELGVGLVAGFAIVLLAIVLDRVSKAALERINKTHTT
- a CDS encoding mandelate racemase/muconate lactonizing enzyme family protein, giving the protein MKITRLKTRLVDVPMGKPITTAIHNMRSVGCVLVDLETDAGLVGQSYIFTINAARLKAFDEMIRGFAHRVEGIDPHYVTGMNSAIWADINPTGYAGVTISALSALDTACWDLIGKAADAPLHHLFGACRDRIRTYASGGLWLSYSIDELVTEAQEFLDQGFRAMKIRVGNPDSHVDITRVRAVRDAVGPDVELLTDANQSLRPKQAIRLGRMLEELDVSWLEEPVDVHNLTGSAEVRRALEINVASGETEWTRYGIRRMIEAGAADILMPDLQRIGGLTEMRRAVALAESYDLPVSTHIFTEHSLSIAGSAANCISVEHMPWYAPLFNETMQIEDGDIVIPTRPGTGFTFDERAIKRFAL
- a CDS encoding quaternary amine ABC transporter ATP-binding protein, with product MDNNFVSIRGLYKIFGNRAAEMVPLAQGGMSKADMLATHGQVLGLRNINVEIEKGKITVIMGLSGSGKSTLIRHLNRLIDPTFGEILVNGSDVMKLGKDDLRALRRTQMSMVFQKFALLPHETVLQNAGMARTVRGEDAAETDKIARKWLNRVGLGGSEDLYPNQLSGGMQQRVGLARALASDSELMLMDEAYSALDPLIRSSMQDLLLELQKDLKKTVVFITHDLDEALKIADHLVILKDGEIIQQGEPQGILLHPADPYIEDFVGDINRARVLRVRSVMTQVQANGSDLKIDMDATLEQAILAANGQANVVLTAVQDGDVVGALRMTDVLKALVPRTPGGV
- a CDS encoding ABC transporter substrate-binding protein, which translates into the protein MKLNKVRLTLAAAALTASGSAAYAECGNVTITEMNWASAAVVTSISKFLMEQGYGCTVTTVPSATVTSITSVAETNEPDIVTELWLSGVPAYPELEAAGKITTLTDVLSDGGVDAWWVPQYLVDAHPELATMEGILANPDLVGGRFHNCPDGWGCKVTNGHLAQAFDLEGNGIEVFSHGSGETLAAAIAGAYENKEPWFGYYWAPTSVLGKYPMVQIDLGPYDAAIHDCNAAEECATPGRSSYPPAEVVTAVTTDFETRQPEIAALMSKVSFTNEQMSAVLAWQEDNNASSEETAVHFLTTYKDVWGSWLNDAAREKLSALLQ
- a CDS encoding glycine betaine ABC transporter substrate-binding protein, with product MSPVLSLLTAAVLSISFAGAAKAACGKVIITEMNWASAAIVTSISKFLMEQGYGCDVQVLNTSVAPAITSIAEKGEPDIVTELWINSAPKYEELEAAGTVVTLGNVLTDGGIGGYWIPDYLAAEHPELTTMEGILANPDLVGGRFHSCPDGWGCRIVADNLQKAWDFEGRGLEVFNHGSGETLAASIESAYTNNEPWFGYYWSPTPTIAKFPMVKVDMGEYVEAIHTCNRSADCANPGKSGYPNDRVLTGSTSAFVEREPQIAELMRNVSFPNQAMNDLLKWQNANNATADETAVHFLTEYPDVWAGWLNAEAKDRLASLLK